The following are from one region of the Lacinutrix sp. Bg11-31 genome:
- a CDS encoding pyridoxine 5'-phosphate synthase: MAKLSVNINKIATLRNSRGGDTPNVVQFAKDVQRFGAEGVTIHPRPDERHIRYQDAYDLKPIVHTEYNIEGNPISKFVDMVLEIKPTQVTLVPDSIDALTSNAGWDTIKHKDFLIEVIAEFKRNNIRTSIFVDPDIKQIEGAKETGADRIELYTEGFADQYRLGNKKAIKPYAECAEIANKIGLGINAGHDLSLDNIQFFKQNIPGLLEVSIGHALISESLYLGIENVVNMYLNKLK, encoded by the coding sequence ATGGCGAAATTAAGCGTAAATATAAATAAAATAGCAACTTTAAGAAATTCTAGAGGAGGAGATACGCCAAATGTGGTGCAATTTGCAAAAGACGTGCAACGTTTTGGAGCAGAAGGAGTAACTATACATCCAAGACCAGACGAAAGGCATATTCGCTACCAAGATGCTTACGATTTAAAACCAATTGTACATACAGAGTATAATATAGAAGGAAATCCAATCTCGAAATTTGTAGATATGGTTCTTGAAATTAAGCCAACACAAGTAACATTAGTTCCCGATAGTATAGATGCTTTAACTAGCAATGCGGGTTGGGATACTATTAAACATAAAGATTTTTTAATTGAAGTTATTGCCGAGTTTAAAAGGAACAATATTCGTACATCTATTTTTGTAGATCCAGATATAAAGCAAATTGAAGGTGCAAAAGAAACAGGAGCAGATAGAATAGAATTGTATACTGAAGGTTTTGCAGATCAATATCGTTTAGGGAATAAAAAAGCAATAAAGCCTTATGCAGAATGTGCAGAGATTGCAAATAAAATAGGATTAGGAATAAATGCTGGACATGATTTGTCTTTGGATAATATTCAGTTTTTTAAACAAAATATCCCAGGATTGTTAGAGGTTTCTATTGGTCATGCTTTAATTTCCGAAAGCTTATATTTAGGTATAGAAAATGTAGTTAACATGTATTTGAATAAGCTGAAGTAG
- a CDS encoding CBS domain-containing protein translates to MNLLDYIINDIKPLLNTDKVKEIQLLFNQLTYSHIPIVNAEGVYLGCISENDAHCFDSEKPIQDYRYSGEGFFVREDTDWLDVLEAFAQNSANIMPVLSNKNVYLGYYELNDIITLFNETPFFSEAGAVLIIEKGMADYSFSEVSQIVESNDGKILGAFISKFENDITQITLKIGNANLNEIMQTFRRYSYNILSGHEDDSYLIGLKERSDYLNRYLNI, encoded by the coding sequence ATGAATCTTCTAGATTACATAATAAACGATATTAAACCATTATTAAATACTGACAAAGTTAAAGAGATTCAGCTGCTTTTTAATCAGTTAACGTATTCTCATATTCCTATTGTAAATGCTGAAGGTGTTTATTTAGGTTGTATCTCTGAAAACGATGCACATTGTTTTGATAGCGAAAAACCAATTCAAGACTATCGTTATTCTGGTGAAGGCTTTTTTGTTAGAGAAGATACTGATTGGTTAGATGTACTTGAAGCATTTGCTCAAAACTCAGCCAACATCATGCCTGTTTTAAGTAATAAAAACGTGTATTTAGGTTATTATGAGTTAAATGACATCATTACCCTGTTTAATGAAACACCTTTCTTTTCTGAAGCTGGAGCTGTATTAATTATAGAAAAAGGAATGGCAGATTATTCTTTTAGTGAAGTAAGCCAAATTGTAGAGTCTAACGACGGCAAAATTCTAGGCGCATTTATTTCGAAATTTGAAAATGACATCACTCAAATTACTTTAAAAATAGGGAATGCTAATCTCAATGAAATCATGCAAACTTTTAGACGTTATAGTTATAATATATTATCTGGACATGAAGACGACAGCTATTTGATAGGGCTTAAAGAACGTTCTGATTATTTAAACAGATACCTAAACATATAA
- a CDS encoding alpha/beta fold hydrolase: protein MQLHSNIIGEGKPFIILHGFLGMSDNWKTLGKEFAKAGFQVHLVDQRNHGRSFHSDNFNYDLLSQDLKDYCDTHNLKDIVLLGHSMGGKTAMLFSSQFPDYVSKLIIADISPRFYPIHHDAILEGLANLDFNTLKTRGEAEEQLSNYVSDYGTRLFLLKNLYWVEKGVLGLRINLDVLTKNVSEVGEVLPIHSKFEGETLFLKGDKSEYIAAQDEAIIKAHFTNAKIETIANAGHWLHAENPKDFYNAVINFVY, encoded by the coding sequence ATGCAATTACACTCAAACATAATAGGAGAAGGTAAGCCATTTATTATCCTTCATGGCTTTTTAGGCATGAGCGATAATTGGAAAACATTAGGAAAGGAATTTGCTAAAGCAGGATTTCAGGTTCATTTGGTAGATCAACGAAATCACGGAAGAAGTTTTCATAGCGATAACTTTAATTACGATCTATTATCTCAAGATTTAAAAGACTATTGCGACACGCATAATTTAAAAGATATTGTTTTACTTGGTCATTCTATGGGAGGAAAAACAGCAATGTTATTTTCATCGCAATTTCCCGATTATGTAAGTAAGTTAATAATTGCAGATATTTCTCCGCGTTTTTATCCTATTCATCACGATGCTATTTTAGAAGGTTTAGCGAATTTAGATTTTAATACATTAAAAACAAGAGGAGAGGCAGAAGAGCAATTGTCTAATTATGTTAGCGATTACGGAACAAGACTGTTCCTTTTAAAAAATCTATATTGGGTAGAAAAAGGAGTTTTAGGACTTAGAATAAATTTAGATGTTTTAACTAAAAACGTTAGTGAAGTTGGAGAAGTATTACCAATACATTCTAAATTTGAAGGTGAAACGTTATTTTTAAAAGGAGATAAAAGCGAATACATTGCAGCGCAAGACGAAGCAATTATAAAGGCTCATTTTACAAACGCTAAAATCGAAACCATTGCAAACGCAGGACATTGGTTGCATGCAGAGAATCCTAAAGATTTTTATAACGCAGTAATTAATTTTGTATATTGA
- a CDS encoding NAD kinase: protein MKVAIYSQYPKKQSKDSLKVLTKELLNLNASLFLESEFYNDIKTELSKPSVYNTFKTLDKSFDLFVSIGGDGTILRAITFVKDLNIPIIGINTGRLGFLATIQPEDIKEAIIDIYNKKYTLSKRTLLSIETSPENNDIKDLNFALNEIAVSRKNTTSMITVETKLNGEFLTSYWSDGLIIATPTGSTGYSLSCAGPVITPDTTSFVLTPIAPHNLSARPLVIEDSFTIELKVSGREDNYLVSLDSRIATLSNDTIITIKKAPFTINMIELNSESFLATLRKKLLWGEDKRN, encoded by the coding sequence ATGAAGGTCGCCATTTACAGTCAGTACCCAAAAAAACAATCTAAAGATTCTTTAAAAGTACTTACAAAAGAACTGCTAAATTTAAACGCTTCGCTTTTTCTAGAAAGTGAATTTTATAACGATATTAAAACTGAACTTTCCAAACCTTCAGTATATAACACTTTTAAAACTTTAGACAAAAGCTTCGATTTATTTGTAAGCATTGGTGGAGACGGCACCATTTTAAGAGCTATTACCTTTGTAAAAGATTTAAACATTCCAATAATTGGCATAAATACTGGAAGGCTAGGTTTTTTAGCAACAATACAACCAGAAGATATAAAAGAAGCTATCATAGATATTTATAATAAAAAGTACACGTTAAGTAAACGCACCTTATTATCTATAGAAACTTCACCAGAGAACAATGATATAAAAGATTTAAATTTTGCTTTAAACGAGATCGCAGTCAGTAGAAAAAACACAACCTCTATGATTACTGTGGAGACCAAATTAAATGGTGAATTTTTAACATCGTATTGGAGCGATGGTTTAATAATTGCAACACCAACAGGCTCTACAGGTTATTCTTTAAGTTGTGCAGGACCAGTTATTACTCCAGACACTACAAGTTTTGTTCTAACACCCATTGCACCTCATAATTTAAGCGCAAGGCCATTAGTTATAGAAGATTCTTTTACAATAGAACTTAAAGTAAGTGGTCGTGAAGACAATTACTTAGTCTCTTTAGATTCTAGAATAGCAACTTTATCTAACGACACCATTATTACCATAAAAAAAGCACCTTTTACTATTAAT